A region from the Cannabis sativa cultivar Pink pepper isolate KNU-18-1 chromosome 9, ASM2916894v1, whole genome shotgun sequence genome encodes:
- the LOC115721992 gene encoding cytochrome P450 71AU50 has product MTNWLWIVLTLVLFLVGYVLRNKTNEKKKNLPPGPKGYPLIGSLNLLGEKPHRDLERLSKKYGPIMHMRLGLIPTIVVSSPKAAELFLKTHDLSFATRPVHQAAQYLSWGQRNLSFGLYGSYWRDMRKMCTLELLSSLKISTFRAMRREEIGHFIEFIKNNATSHDGGVAIDLSAKITTCNTDMSCRMVFGKKYSDEEFDPKGFKEIIKEFMHLAAAPNLGDYIPFLAPLDLQGLTKRMKAVNKVFDDFFDVIIDEHIQSKDKDQHETKDFVDVMLSFMGSEQSEYRIERLNIKAIILDMLITSMDTASTVVEWAISQLIKHPTTMKKLQKELETTVGMERMVEESDLDKLPYLNMVIKETLRLHPVAPLLLPHAAIEECTVNGFHIPKNSRVFINAWTIGRDPEYWDEPEKFFPERFSGNNIDYIGRDFEFIPFGSGRRSCPGMQLGMIVVRLMVAQIVHCFDWELPNGMVSSELDMNEEFGLTIPRSTHLVAIPSYRLKK; this is encoded by the exons ATGACTAATTGGCTATGGATAGTACTAACTTTAGTACTCTTTCTAGTTGGTTATGTTCTAAGAAATAAAACcaatgagaagaagaagaatcttCCTCCTGGCCCGAAAGGGTATCCTCTAATAGGGAGTTTAAACCTATTAGGCGAAAAACCTCACCGAGATTTGGAAAGGTTGTCCAAAAAATATGGCCCGATTATGCATATGCGACTCGGCCTAATTCCAACTATTGTTGTGTCTTCCCCTAAGGCTGCCGAGCTTTTTCTCAAGACTCATGATCTTTCTTTCGCCACTAGACCGGTTCACCAGGCCGCCCAATACTTGTCGTGGGGCCAGAGGAACTTATCCTTTGGCTTGTACGGTTCTTATTGGCGCGACATGAGAAAAATGTGCACTCTTGAGCTACTAAGTAGTCTCAAGATAAGCACTTTTAGAGCTATGAGAAGAGAAGAGATTGGTCATTTTATCGAGTTCATAAAAAACAATGCTACTTCTCATGATGGCGGGGTTGCAATCGATTTGAGCGCCAAGATTACAACATGTAATACCGATATGAGTTGTCGAATGGTGTTCGGGAAGAAGTACTCCGACGAAGAGTTTGATCCTAAGGGTTTCAAGGAAATTATCAAAGAGTTTATGCACTTGGCTGCAGCTCCTAATTTGGGAGATTACATTCCTTTTCTTGCTCCACTTGATTTGCAAGGCTTGACAAAAAGAATGAAAGCTGTTAACAAAGTGTTTGATGACTTTTTTGATGTGATCATTGATGAACATATTCAATCCAAGGATaaagatcaacatgaaaccaaaGATTTTGTTGATGTTATGTTGAGCTTTATGGGTTCTGAACAATCTGAATATCGAATCGAAAGGCTTAACATCAAAGCTATAATTCTG GACATGCTTATAACCTCAATGGATACAGCATCAACAGTAGTAGAATGGGCAATATCACAACTCATCAAACACCCAACAACAATGAAAAAACTACAAAAAGAGCTCGAAACGACGGTAGGCATGGAAAGAATGGTGGAAGAATCGGATTTAGACAAATTGCCTTATTTAAACATGGTAATAAAGGAAACCCTAAGGCTTCATCCAGTAGCACCATTGTTACTTCCCCATGCAGCCATCGAAGAATGCACGGTCAATGGTTTCCACATACCTAAAAACTCGCGTGTGTTCATAAACGCTTGGACAATTGGGAGAGATCCCGAGTATTGGGATGAGCCAGAAAAGTTTTTCCCAGAAAGGTTTTCGGGAAATAACATAGATTACATAGGTAGAGACTTCGAGTTCATTCCATTTGGATCGGGAAGAAGAAGTTGCCCGGGAATGCAGCTCGGTATGATTGTGGTGAGGTTGATGGTGGCTCAAATTGTTCATTGCTTTGATTGGGAACTACCTAATGGTATGGTGAGTTCAGAGTTGGATATGAATGAAGAGTTTGGTTTGACTATTCCTAGGTCAACACATCTTGTGGCTATTCCTAGTTATCGCCTTAAgaagtaa
- the LOC115722513 gene encoding dihydrolipoyl dehydrogenase, mitochondrial, with the protein MALASLARRKGHLLSRTFSNQTSEVFRCSISLTSFARGFASSGSDESDVVVIGGGPGGYVAAIKAAQLGLKTTCIEKRGTLGGTCLNVGCIPSKALLHSSHMYHEAKHSFSNHGVKFASVEVDLPAMMGQKDKAVSNLTRGIEGLFKKNKVTYVKGYGKFISPSEVSVDTIDGGNTIVKGKNIIVATGSDVKSLPGITIDEERIVSSTGALALKEIPKKLVVIGAGYIGLEMGSVWGRLGSEITVVEFASEIVPSMDGEIRKQFQRSLEKQGMKFKLNTKVVGVDTSSGGVKLTLEPAAGGEQTTLDADVVLVSAGRTPFTSGLGLDKIGVETDKGGRILVNERFATNVSGVFAIGDVIPGPMLAHKAEEDGVACVEFIAGKVGHVDYDKVPGVVYTHPEVASVGKTEEQVKALGVEYRVGKFPFLANSRAKAIDDAEGLVKVLADKETDKILGVHIMAPNAGELIHEAAIALAYDASSEDIARVCHAHPTMSEALKEAAMATYDKPIHM; encoded by the exons ATGGCTTTGGCAAGCTTGGCTAGAAGAAAGGGTCACCTTCTTTCTAGAACATTTTCCAACCAGACCTCTGAAGTTTTTCGGTGCTCGATTTCTCTTACCTCCTTTGCCAGGGGTTTCGCCTCTTCGGGATCCGATGAGAGTGATGTTGTGGTCATCGGCGGTGGCCCTGGCGGCTATGTGGCCGCAATCAAGGCCGCTCAGCTTGGACTCAAAACCACCTGCATCGAGAAGCGTGGGACTCTCGGAGGTACCTGCCTTAATGTCGGCTGCATACCCTCTAAG GCACTTCTACATTCCTCCCATATGTACCATGAAGCTAAGCATTCTTTTTCTAATCATGGAGTGAAGTTTGCTTCTGTTGAAGTTGATTTACCAGCTATGATGGGTCAGAAGGATAAAGCTGTTTCTAACCTTACTCGAGGTATCGAAGGCTTATTCAAGAAGAATAAGGTTACCTATGTAAAAGGGTATGGTAAGTTCATCTCCCCTTCGGAAGTTTCTGTAGACACTATTGATGGTGGGAATACCATTGTCAAAGGAAAGAACATTATTGTCGCTACTGGTTCTGATGTAAAATCTTTACCTGGCATTACAATTGACGAGGAGAGAATTGTCTCGTCAACTGGAGCTTTGGCTTTGAAAGAAATCCCCAAGAAACTCGTTGTCATTGGAGCTGGATACATTGGTCTCGAGATGGGTTCTGTATGGGGCCGACTTGGCTCCGAGATAACTGTTGTTGAGTTTGCCTCAGAGATTGTCCCCTCCATGGATGGAGAAATTCGGAAACAATTTCAACGTTCCCTTGAGAAGCAAGGGATGAAATTTAAGCTTAACACAAAGGTTGTTGGGGTTGACACTTCTAGCGGTGGTGTGAAGTTGACACTCGAACCGGCAGCTGGGGGTGAGCAGACGACTCTTGATGCCGATGTTGTTCTTGTATCTGCCGGTAGAACCCCATTCACATCTGGACTCGGTCTGGACAAGATAGGAGTTGAAACCGACAAAGGAGGGAGAATTCTAGTTAACGAGCGATTTGCAACAAACGTAAGTGGTGTTTTCGCTATTGGTGATGTCATTCCCGGGCCAATGTTAGCTCACAAGGCCGAGGAGGATGGAGTTGCTTGTGTAGAGTTTATTGCTGGTAAAGTTGGTCATGTGGACTACGACAAGGTCCCTGGTGTCGTTTACACTCACCCCGAGGTTGCATCAGTGGGAAAAACCGAGGAGCAAGTGAAGGCACTCGGTGTTGAATACCGCGTTGGAAAATTCCCTTTCCTAGCTAACAGCAGGGCCAAAGCAATTGATGATGCTGAAGGACTCGTCAAGGTTTTGGCCGATAAGGAAACCGATAAGATTTTGGGAGTTCACATAATGGCCCCGAATGCTGGAGAACTCATTCACGAAGCAGCAATAGCATTGGCGTATGATGCATCTAGCGAAGACATTGCTCGGGTTTGTCATGCTCATCCAACGATGAGTGAGGCATTGAAGGAGGCTGCCATGGCTACCTATGACAAACCCATTCACATGTAG
- the LOC115721965 gene encoding cytochrome P450 71AU50: MANWLWKVLLTLVLFLFGYVLRKKTKGKKKNLPPGPKGYPLFGSLNLLGEHPHRDLQKLSQKYGPIMHIQLGLIPTIVVSSPKAAELFLKTHDLIFATRPSHESAKHISWEQESLLFAPYGSYWRDIRKMCTLELLSSLKINSFKDMRREELSLLIESTKINASNREAIDLSAKITTTNTDMSCRMVLGKKYSDDEFNEKGFKAIIQEGMHLSAIPNMGDYIPFLAPFDLQGLTKRMKVVRKVFDEFFDKIIDEHIQAKDKDHGYEAKDFVDVMLRFMESEQSEYCIDRENIKAIILDMLVGAMDTSSTAIEWAMSELIKNPTTMKKLQEELETTVGMERMVEESDLENLPYLDMVIKETMRLHPVAPLLAPHAANEDCTVNGYHIPRNSRVMINIWTIGRDPEYWDEPEKFFPERFLGSNIDLKGRDFELIPFGSGRRGCPGLQLGLTVVRLMLAQLVHCFDWELPSGMLACELDMSEEFGLTTPRAKHLMAIPTNRLKK; the protein is encoded by the exons ATGGCTAATTGGCTATGGAAGGTACTACTAACTTTAGTACTCTTTCTATTTGGTTATGTTCTAAGGAAGAAAACCAAAGGGAAGAAGAAGAATCTTCCTCCCGGTCCAAAAGGGTATCCCCTATTTGGAAGCTTAAACCTATTAGGCGAACACCCTCATCGCGATTTGCAAAAATTGTCCCAAAAATATGGTCCAATCATGCATATTCAACTCGGTCTAATTCCCACTATTGTTGTGTCCTCTCCTAAGGCCGCCGAGCTATTTCTCAAAACCCATGATCTTATTTTTGCCACTAGGCCATCTCATGAGTCGGCCAAGCACATCTCATGGGAGCAAGAGAGCTTACTTTTTGCTCCTTATGGCTCTTATTGGCGCGACATAAGAAAAATGTGTACTCTCGAGCTACTAAGTAGTCTAAAAATCAACTCTTTTAAAGACATGAGAAGAGAAGAGCTTAGCCTTCTTATTGAGTCCACAAAAATTAATGCCTCAAATCGCGAGGCGATTGATTTGAGCGCCAAGATAACAACAACCAACACGGACATGAGTTGTCGGATGGTGTTGGGGAAGAAGTACTCCGATGATGAATTCAATGAAAAGGGTTTCAAGGCGATTATCCAAGAGGGTATGCACTTGAGTGCCATTCCTAACATGGGAGATTACATTCCTTTTCTTGCTCCATTTGACTTACAAGGCTTGACAAAACGTATGAAGGTTGTTAGGAAAGTGTTTGATGAATTCTTTGATAAAATCATTGATGAGCACATTCAAGCCAAAGATAAAGATCATGGTTATGAAGCTAAGGATTTTGTTGATGTTATGTTGAGATTTATGGAGTCAGAACAATCTGAATATTGCATTGATCGAGAGAATATTAAAGCTATAATTTTG GACATGCTTGTAGGTGCAATGGATACATCTTCAACAGCCATAGAATGGGCAATGTCTGAACTCATCAAGAATCCAACAACAATGAAAAAACTCCAAGAAGAGCTCGAAACCACGGTGGGCATGGAAAGAATGGTGGAAGAATCGGACTTAGAAAACTTACCCTACTTAGACATGGTGATAAAGGAAACAATGAGGCTTCATCCAGTAGCCCCATTGTTAGCTCCCCATGCAGCCAATGAAGACTGCACGGTCAATGGCTATCACATACCGCGAAACTCGCGTGTGATGATAAACATTTGGACAATTGGGAGAGATCCCGAGTATTGGGATGAGCCAGAAAAGTTTTTCCCAGAAAGGTTTCTGGGAAGCAACATAGATTTAAAGGGTAGAGACTTTGAGCTCATTCCATTTGGATCTGGAAGAAGAGGTTGTCCGGGATTGCAACTCGGTTTGACTGTGGTTAGGCTTATGTTGGCTCAACTTGTTCATTGCTTTGATTGGGAACTCCCTAGTGGCATGTTGGCTTGTGAGCTAGATATGAGTGAAGAGTTTGGTTTAACTACTCCTAGGGCTAAACATCTTATGGCTATTCCTACTAATCGCCTTAAGaagtaa